From a region of the Falco peregrinus isolate bFalPer1 chromosome 5, bFalPer1.pri, whole genome shotgun sequence genome:
- the MSRB2 gene encoding LOW QUALITY PROTEIN: methionine-R-sulfoxide reductase B2, mitochondrial (The sequence of the model RefSeq protein was modified relative to this genomic sequence to represent the inferred CDS: inserted 1 base in 1 codon), with protein MVLKITQIVFLYLTEDRSSLTKQAEATVAINWXKKLTPEQFYVTREKETEPLSKSPFSGIYLNNTESGIYCCVCFSAPLFSSEKKYNSGTGWSSFSEAHGTCDRDESNTNIMSRPDNSLGSTRTEVVCKQCDAHLGHVFDDGPAPSGQRFRINSVSLIFRPGSGQ; from the exons ATGgtgttaaaaataacacaaattgtttttctatACCTAACAGAAGACAGGAGCTCTCTGACTAAACAAGCTGAAGCAACTGTTGCtataaact gaaaaaaacttaCTCCAGAGCAATTTTATgttacaagagaaaaagaaactgaaccGCTAAGCAAAAGT ccatttagTGGGATCTATCTGAATAACACGGAATCAGGAATATACTGCTGTGTGTGCTTCAGTGCCCCACTGTTTAG CTCAGAAAAGAAGTATAATTCTGGGACTGGATGGTCATCATTTTCAGAGGCTCATGGTACTTGTGACAGAGATGAAAGCAACACCAATATCATGAGCCGACCAGATAACTCATTGGGATCAACTAGAACTGAAGTAGTCTGCAAACAG tgtgatgcccatctagGCCATGTGTTTGATGATGGTCCCGCACCTTCTGGGCAGAGGTTCCGTATCAACAGTGTTTCATTAATCTTCAGACCAGGCTCTGGCCAGTGA